tatatatatatacatatctaaaTACACCAACACGTagatacacataacatgtaacacgaagttcacgggttttcatttaataaatatacacacgtaagttacatcgaaggattgttcgggaaagtccgaagtgtcacatcaaacatttgtttaaggccaaacatctatttatggccaaacatctgtttatggccaaacatctgtttaagtccaaacaaCTGATATATAAGGCGAAACATTTGTTTAAGCTCCAATATTTGTTTAAGTCTTCTTATATTTTAACACTTTtgaaaatagttaaaaatgatagttttcattaatccttaaaagtctgttacaaccactgtCTTGGTTAAAACATCTGATTGTTAGACAACCTCTGTTTCTACATTGttcatgttgaccactgactgaccaGAATCAATGTTTCAATCATGgttggctatccactgatagttaaaaatcacccactgttttcattttcaccactgtaaaccactgatattgatcatcagtggtttcctaaacaactgtcctccattattcatCGGAGGTTGTCACGTGGTTAGTACTTAGCCGTCATatctttgtaaccgctgccatgtcagcattcactttttacCTTTATAAAACCTTGAtcaaaccccaaacagggttttcactatcgaatcgaattcaaaattcctttcaaaaGCAGTTACTATCAAATTCCCTCAATTCACTCATCTTCTTCATTCGTTCTAAAAAGATACTTTGCAAAAGGGCAGTTTTCCACCTGCCAtgagatttttatttcataccctcctcatgtgtgtttcaaataaaacaacttttAATGAGATTCCATTGAAAATCCAATACATGGGCTATGCTATCATGGCTGGAGTTGattttaactattcccaggagattttcaatgatatggtcaacaatgttaataaaaaatcatttttattatttccaagatttttaagctttTATCTACAAAAGAAATTTTCAAAAGATAATGCACATTTGCTTATCCAAGGAAatccttttcaaataaacagcctaacttctgaaacattcacaaggctgtcaaaacctttaaaaacacaaacagaggtacctgagcagaatttagcagcaacaaCTGTTCCTCAGGCccctgctgttgagcccactgctcctggtgatcaCAGTAGCAAACCCACTGTTGTGAAAACCACACCTAAACCCATTAAAAGCCAATCAAGAAAAAATCCCAAAAGCCCCCCAAACTCTCCAAAAaggtaactctggaagatgagatcccagagataatacctgtgacaacacaaaagtcacctgaaaccactgctgctacttcctcataacagatggaagaaagatctcaacatGAGCCAAAAACTCATCCTGCATCctctcaaaaggatcaggttgtatccatagggacaccacattatgaagcAATGGATTCACTTGAATCTATCTTCCACAGCCATgctcccggggcaaattctctttcaacCCCCATCCTCACTGCACAAATTCCACCACAAATTATACCTCTGTTGGATGCACTTGATATGGACCAGACACAAATCAGTTCTTCTCAACAACCTATCactgagaatatacctcaacacgTGACTGAGTCTGGTTCCTCTatccttgctaacccaccaacagttgaggaggctacattgcaggaattacaagtaattcctgtcagtagttcaagtggagcagctactacaggtGTTGAACCCACTGATTTGCATCTGGCCAGTAGTTTCATAAGTCAGACTCCCTTAAAGGCAATTTCCTCTTTGGGAACCAAAGTGACCACTTGTGTGTTTCCATTATACACTGGTGTGTTTACTAAGGTAACCTCTCCTgaggaaagaagtccccagtaccgagaacaaggggcatccgtggatgacttttgggaaacttttcctaagtcaactgctgatacaaccactgccGGTGGGAAATCAGATGTCCCATTAACTTGGGTAATGGTTTAAAATATCAAGAATTGACGGAGAGAGTGGATCATCTGCTCCATCCCCTGCTGAGCTATGGCATCTgtttcaacctctgcttcacAAACAAAGACAATATGCCGATCAATAGCATGAAGTTCAACTTCAAATGGTTAGAAATGTCATggaagctaggtacaaagatattcaagcagatatcaaagccattaaagctcatctgctccaaaccactggcactgctcatCCTTCAATCATCTTTGTTGAAAACCCTAATGATGCCAAAAAGGAGGAGAAAGGAAAGAAGGGTAAAGAAGGTTTGCATATGGCACCAGATCCAAGTTCTAAACTTGTGGTAGAAATTCCAAggatggttccaaaaaggttgacGTGACTCAGAATGCATTTGCTGAGCTAAAAGCAAACATGAAAGAGTCTATGGAAATAAAAGGGTCAAAAAGGTTTGAGCAAGAGAAGAAAGTTATGATGGAAAAGGAAGAGCAGGGTACTTCTGCAACTAAAAGAAGAAAGCCTACCAGAAAAGTAAGCCAACCCAAAACCACATCTTCTAAAACCACCAAACATACTCCTCAAATCCCCAAAAGTTCCTCTCATCAAacctccaaaccaacagatgttaagacacctgttgtatcaacagttgttggtacttcagtggtttcaacagatGTTATCCCAACCACTGCCATCACCACTTCATAAACCAATACTCAATCCACTTCCATACCAAAAACAACATCACCATCACAAAAACCATGTCACACTCATCTTATGTATTCCATTGTTTAATCATAAAATACGGACTATTTTAAATCAAATGCGTAATTAGCAAAAACTTAGTTAATAAGTTAAGATGTACATCATCATAGTGTTTAACATAACCAACTAGCTATTTAAAACATTTGACAATCAGCAGTGTTTACAAAACAGACATTGTTTAAGACAAGACTAGGTTGGTGCGGAAGCTACAAAATTTGGTATTCGGTTCTTGATTTCAAGTTTGATCGGCATCCAAAATGAAATGAGCATCACCTGAGGTCAAAACCACATCAATAGTTAGTTTTGACAATGTTAAAACTAGCCTAGACAAGCCCCAATAACAAATacataacaaaaatataaaaattctgattttaggtctgtcgcgccacgcgccagacTCAATCCAGACTTTTGCGTGCCGCGGGCGACCCTGCATGTCGCGCCAGAACTAGGTGACCccttcgcgtggcgcgggggagtacgttttccagcaggtccagtTTCTGGACCTGCATATTTGCCCAGCTCcgaattttctaaaaatctcaacTTTAAACTACCATAACTTTTTATTTACATATCCATTTTAGCCAATTCTTTTTCCTATATGTCCGTATTAAAATTTCGGATCTAACCATGTGAACTTCACCTTACGAAACCTGGATTATGTACGTATGATCCACCAAATCCTTGTTTCGATTATTCGACCCATTAGCGATCTGTGCAAATTGTTTGCCAATCCATTCTTTGGCATTCTAACCTTATTTACCCATTCCCCGGGCTTGGAAATTCAGGCGTATCCATACCATTACATGGCTTTATGCTCATATTCTAATTTCATTCTTAATTTCTACGAATTTAAGCATTTCCACTTTATGCAATTCATACAACTAGTTTCTACCATTCGACCCGATAACACGGATTCATAGACCTAGCTTAGCATAACCATTCTTTGCTAAATTGCTATTTAGCACTAGCATAATAATAAGCTTTCGAGTTTTTATACACAAGATCGATATAAGGACatagttttgacccatttggttgacAAGTGAAAATCCTCACTTTATGTCAAGCCAAACTATTTCTAAccaatattttgacccgtttgagtgTCGAATGGACTTCGCCACTTCAATGACACTTCAAGCGCTTATACTACGATATGACACCATTAACAAgctaaaaacaaaatgtttatTCGTAATGTAAGGGGACcaaagtcacgtacctttagagcacccCTTCAAGCGTGTATCccctccggcttgtccactcgacgattcggattctttgcctaaagagttcaattcacaaccaatttagaactcttttcgtAATCTTTAACGCATAACTCGCTATAAAAATCAAACAAGCCTTTCCATCCGATTTCTAACAttttaatcctcacttaggcattttaacgaacACCTAGCGGGTCTAACTTTTACATAGTTAGaaacaagttcatgacttgtTATTTTTTACTAATTTCAATCACATATTTCGATTTCTTCATGTCATGCATGCATCCAATTATCAAGATTATCATAGAGAAATCAAGAATTACTACTTTTGATGGTCACAATTCTTGTGTTCACCCTACCATGTAAAATCCATATAACCTAtgaattcataaatttcataatTTTGAGCAAAATCACAGCTAGTTATCATCTAAGATTCACTCCTAGACTTGTTTCCATGACAATCTCTATCTATTCATCACAATTTCAAGTTCCCCTTTCGATTTCACAAATCATCAAGAATTTGAGATGAAATTAAATGACAAAATTAAGCATACCTTATGATGCCTTCAATGAGGTGATAACGAATTTGTGTTTGAAACTTTATTTAGAACAGATTTGAGCTCCCAATTTGGTGAAATTTtggaagaactagggtttgtggGAACCCTTGTGTCGCCCCCTGTGTTTGATCCACCAGACACACACtcttgtgtgtgtttggtgtattttattttgtttttattaaatcaagtttcaagtttaacacttTTAGTTCCTCTAATTTTCCTTAGTTCATATTTTGGGTGTTTTAACCCACTTATGAGTCACTACAAGACTtgtaactaactgggttatttagtcctagttagtttgttcttgtttatttaatactttataattataatacagagttttatattttcggggtgttacatgtccaccccccttaaaaggggtttcgtccccgaaaccataATACGTACCGaataatgtagggtagagccgttgcatCTCCTCTTCAGACTCCCATGTGGTATACGAACCCTTTCTGTGTTCCTATTTAACCTTTACTTGATTAATAACTTTGTTCCTTAAGCTTTTCACTTttcgatctaaaatcgcaattggcTTCACCGCATAGTTAAGACTATTATCCACTTCAATATCATCATAGTGAATGTAAGCTGTTTCGTCGGCTAGACATTTCCGAAGATGTGATACATGGAATGTGCTATGTATCCCACTCAACTGCTCGGGCAGTTCAAGACGATATGCTACCATACCAACCCGTTCGATAAtcctaaatggcccaataaacctcgggcttaactttcccctttttcttAACCGAATAATCCCCTTCCACGGAGATACCTTTAACATAACTTTGTCACCGACTTGAAACTCTATTGGTCTTCTTCTTTTGTCAGCGTACGGTTTTTGTCGATCCTGAGCCGCTTTCAAATGGGCTCGGACCAAGTCAATTTTCTCATTTGTGATTCAGACTACATCTTTATATGCAAGCTCACGCAGTCCTACCTCATCCCAACACAccggggttcggcactttctGCCGTAAAGCATCTCGTACGGAGCCATACCGATGcttgtgtggtaactgttattatatgaaaactaaACCAACGGTAGatagacatcccaactacccccaaagtcaataatacatgcccgtaacatatcttccaatgtctgtattgttctttcactatgtccatccgtttgtggatggtaagctgtgctaatgaacaatttagttcccattcgCTCTTGGAATTCGCGCCAAAagttcgaagtaaaccgagtatctctgtcagaCACGATGGATATCGGTACTCCATAGCGTGCTACTATTTCATTGGTGTGACATCTTTTCAGATGTATAAGTTtcacgaatcggaatgaagtgagcactttttgtcaatctatccacaactacccatatagcatcgaaaCCGCGGTTGGTTTTGGGTAGTTTGGTCAACAAGTCCATtgtgatttgttcccatttccaaactaggATGTCCAACGGTTGTAGTTTACCATACAGCTTTTGGTGTTCTGCCTTGACTTGCAAACAGGTCATGCACTTCTCCACATATTTTACaacatctcttttcattccgggccaccaatagttttgctttaaATCGTTATACATCTTGGTTGCCCCCGGATGAATTGAATAATAGGATTTATGGGCTTCGTCAAGTAGGAGCGCCTTGACTCCACACGAATTTGGAACCCATATCCTCCTAAAACGAGTCTTTAACCCTTGGTTACCATCCGCCAATTCTTTCAATTGACCAactattctttccttcttcacaTTTTCCTCCTTCAATGCTTCAATTTGAGATTTCCAGATTTATTCAAGTAAGCCCGATGTTACGATTAGTTGCATTGATCGCACTCGTATGGGCGTATAATCTATCTTTCGGCTAAACGCatccgccactacattggctttccccgggtggtaatgtatatcacaatcgaaatctttgacagtttccaaccaccgcctctggctcatgtttaattccttctgatcgaagaaatatttcatacttttatggtcggtaaagatagtgcattttaccccatacaaataatacctccatatctttaaggcaaacaccactGCCGCTAACTCGAGGTCATGTGTAGGATAATTCTTTTCATGAGTCTTTAGTTgtctcgaggcataggctataaccttgccccGCTGCATCAGAACGCACCCAAGACCCGAATGTGACACATCCGAGTAAACTACCATATCATCAATTCCATCTGGCAATGTCAATACCGGAGCGTGTGTCAATTTTTCTttaagcgtttggaacgctttTTCTTGATCTCcaccccaaataaacttttcgtCTTTACGGGTTAGTTTGGTCAACAGCgtagcaatcttggagaaatcttgtatgaatctcctataatatcccgcaagccccaagaagcttctgatttccgaaggattcttcggagGACTCCATCTCGCCACTGCTTCTATTTTCGACGGGTCCACCAATACCCCGTTCGCACTAATAACGTGCCCGagaaattgcacttctcgtaaccaaaaggcacatttcTAGAATTTTGCATATAATTTCTCTCTTCTGAGCGTCTCCAACACTTCACGTAAATGACTTGCATATTCTGCTTCCTTctttgaatatatcaaaatgtcgtcgatgaatactatcacTGACTTGTCCAACatcggcttgcaaacccggttcatgaggtccatgaaagccgctggtgcattggttaatccgaaggacatcacgaggaattcgtaatgtccgtaccgTGTACGGAAGGCCGTCTTTGgtacatcctcctccttgactttcaactgatgataccccgatctaaggtcgatcttggagaaccaacttgcaCCTTGCAATTGGCCAAATAGGTCATTAATTCTTGGGAGTGGATATCGATTTTTCACCGTGGGTttatttaactcccggtaatcgatacacatgcgcatgctcccatccttcttcttcacaaatagcacCAGTGcaccccacggagacacacttgGCCTAATAAACCCCTTGTCGAGTAGGTCTtggatttgagacatcaattcttgtagctCCGATGGCTCGAGCCGATACGGCGCCTTGGCCAcaggtttcgcgcccggaatcaattcgattccgaactctacatCCCGTTCAGGCGGTATTCCCGGCAAATCTTCCCGAAATACATAAGCATATTCACGTACCACCGGTATGTCTTCAATCTTTAGCGATCCTTTGTCTGGTTCGTTTACGTATATCATAAACGCTCTACATCCACGCCTCATAAGTTTGTGAGCTTTTAGCATTGAGCACATAACGGGATTACCCCCTTTTTCGCCATAAATAGTAACGTGTTTTCCACTTGGAGATGTTAACTTAATCTCCTTGCGGAAACACACAACCTACGCGTGATGTCGGGATAACTAATCCATCCCAACCactacttggaattctcccatcgacattgGAATCAAATCTATTGAGTATTCTTCACCGTCGATACTCATCTTACAATTTTGACACACGTCACATACGACAAAACTTTTGTTGTCACCTAtttctacttctaaaggcataggtatTTTTGTCAGTTCGAacgaaggatgtcgaataaatccatgtgaaataaAGTATTTATTCGCACCTGTGTCAAATAAAACATgtgcgggaattgaatttatggcaaatatacctgagaccacatcgggttccACCTTTGCCTTGGCTGCGGTTAACTGGAAGGATCTGGCTTTTGCTTTTGGAGTCTCTGTATGTGAATCCTTGCCATCCTTTTTCTCGACTAGCTCCGGACATTCCGATTTCTTGTGACCCGGTTGGTAGCATTTATGACACACCGACACCTTCCCAGGGCATAATGCAGCCGTGTGCCCTGTCTTCCCACATATAGAACATGGCTTATCTTTAAACTGGCACTCGCCCTTGTGCCCTTTCCCGGAAACCTTACAGCTCGGCGACCTGCCTTTCCCATCCTGTTTCTTTGATGACTTGGTTGTACGCACCTTTTTCTTAGGGCTTGTATTAATAACTTGTGCCCTTCTTTCACCTCTCTCTATTTGCTCTTCAGCTCTATCTCCCTCTCTCGAGCAGTATTAATGATTTCAGTGAGAGTCTCGTCCTTCGAGGGAGTCATAAACTCCTGATACTCTGCACTTAGCATATTATAGTAATAATACACTTTCTGTTCTTCGGATGTCACCAACTCATCACAAAACCTCAGTTCGTCGAGAAAGATCCCCATGATCTTATCGATAGATTCACCTTTCTGCCTAAGCTGAATGAATTCCTCTTTGATTCGATTGATAACCGCCTTGGGACTGTGgtgtttaaggaatggtaccttaaactcgtcccaGGTCATTGCCCTAGCTGCTTCGCTTCCGATTTCCTTtttcttgttatcccaccaatcatTTGCTTGACCTCTAAGCTGACCCATACCGTAAGCTACAAGGTCGTTCGTGTCGTAATGGGTTCTCTCAAACACCCCCTCAATATCGCTTAACCATCGTTGGCATATTATCGGATCCACCTCTCCATTATAAAGCGGCGATTTACATGCCATAAATCCCTTGTATGAGCAGTCCTTGCGCTCTCCCGATTTTTCTTTAGCTATGTTGATGctatctttcaacttcttgattCTTTCATCGACTACCGATAGTACCGTGTTTTGGATCTTATCAATAAATCCGGATAAGCTATTTTCGATTGCCTTTCCTACTTCCTCGACAATCACTTCCTTCATTTGCTCGGTGACTATCGGCATCGCATTATCATTACCTTCATCAGTCATCTTTAAAACTGAAATGTTTATACCAACCGTTAAACATCTCATCTATAACATATGATTTATTTacttcggtttagccaagttcataacttgctttaaccgttcttatttagtgcactttccgggtttgagtgtgttaacacgctcttcccgTGCACGTCAATTCATACTTCCCTTTCTACATTTAataagtctactaaaacaattaactcttaccggatgtttgACCAAGCTCGAACCAAACACACCTTGTTaataaccttgagctctgattaccaacttgtaacactcgtCTTATTTATTCCATTGTTTAATCATAAAATACGGACTATTTTAAATCAAATGCGTAATTAGCAAAAACTTAGTTAATAAGTTAAGATGTACATCATCATAGTGTTTACATAACCAACTAGCTATTTAAAACGAGCCTAGACAAGCCCCGATAACAAATacataacaaaaatataaaaattctgattttaggTCTGTCGCGCCACGCGCAAGACTCAATCCAGACTTTCGCATGCCGCGGGCGGCCCCACGTGTCGCGCCAGAACTAGGTGACCCCCTCGCGTGTCGCGGGGGAGTacgttttccagcaggtccagtTTTTGGACCAACATATTTGCCCAGCTCtgaattttctaaaaatcccaactTTAAACTatcataactttttatttacatatccgttttagccgattctttttcctatatgtCCATATTAAAATTTCGGATCTAACCATGTGAAGTTCACCTTACGAAACCCGGATTATGTACGTATGATCCACCAAATCCTTGTTTCGATTATTCGACCCATTAGCTATATGTGCAAATTGTTTGCCAATCCATTCTTTGGCATTCTAACCTTATTTACCCATTCCCCGGGCTTGGAAATTCAAGCGTATCCATACCATTACATGGCTTTACGCTCATATTCGAATTTCATGCTTAATTTCTACGAATTTAAGCATTTCCACTTTATGCAATTCATACAACTAGTTTCTACCATTCGACCCGATAACACGGATTCATAGACCTAGCTTAGCACAACCATTCTTTGCTAAATTCCTGTTTAGCACTAGCGCAATAATAAGCTTTCGAGTTTTTATATGCAAGATCGATATAAGGAcatagttttgacccgtttggttgacaAGTGAAAATCCTCACTTTATGTCAAGCCAAACTATTTCTAACCAATATTTTGACCTGTTTGAGTGTCGAATGGACTTCGCCACTTCAATGACACTTCAAGCGCTTATACTACGATATGACACCATTAACAAGCTAAAAACCAAATGTTTATTTGTAATGTAACGGGACcaaagtcacgtacctttagagcacccCCTTCAAGCATGTATCccctccggcttgtccactcgacgatccggattctttgcctaaagagttcaattcaccaccaatttagaactcttttcgtAATCTTTAACGCATAACTCGCTATAAAAATCAAACATACGTTTCCATCCGATTTCTAACATTTTAATCCTCACTTAGGGATTATAACGAACACCTAGCGGGTCTAATTTTTACATAGTTAgaatcaagttcatgacttgttaTGTTTTACTAATTTCAATCACATATTTCGATTTCTTCATGTCATGTATGCATACAATTATCAAGATTATCATAGAGAAATCAAGAATTACTACTTTTGATGGTCACAATTCTTGTGTTCATCATACTATGTAAAATCCATGTAACCTATGAATAAACATTCATACATTTCATAATTTTGAGCATAATCACAGCTAGTTATCATCTTAGATTCACTCCTAGACTTGTTTCCATGACAATATCTATTCATCACAATTTCAAGTTCCCCTTTCGATTTCACAAATCATCAAGAATTTGAGATGAAATTAAATGACAAAATTaagcataccttatgatcccttcaacgaggtgatcacgaatttgtgttTGAAACTTTATTTAGAACAGATTTGAGCTCCCAATTTGGTGAAATTTTGGAAGAACTAGGTTTGTGGGAACCCTTGTGTCGCCCCCTGtgtttgatcgaccagacacacactCTTGTTTGTGTTTGgtgtattttattttgtttttattaaatcaagtttcaagtttaacacttttagtccttctAATTTTCCTTAGTTCATATTTTGAGTGTTTTAACCCACTTATGAGTCACTACAAGACTtgtaactaactgggttatttagTCCTAGTCAGTTTGTTCTTGTTTATTTAATACTTTATAATTATAATACagagttttatattttcggggtgttacaaaccacttgccaaaaagcagaagacaacagttgaCACATCAACTGTTGTAGTGACAGAAGTgtttgaaacaccagttgtttcaacagctgttagtcagatACCCACCATTTCATCAACCACCATTCAACCCACTGCTATGCCACAAACTATATCACCATAGCAAACATCACCTGacataaagcagaagacaacagttgatacatcaacagttgtagtgacaacagtggttgagacaccagttgtttcaacaactgttagtcaatcacccATCACTTCAAAGATTTCTTCACAAGCCATTGTCCTTTCAGTTCCAAAAACTCAAACAAAAACACCTTCTCCCAAAAAGTTgtatacaagaaaaagaaagtttcaGGTGCATGATGATGACATACCAGCACCTGTTCCCATTTCATCTGCACCTTACAATGTCATCAAACCTCGACCATTCATTCCACCAACCTTAGCCAACCCAATCAAAGATCCAATAGCTCTTTAAGGATTTGATCATGCTGATCTTGTGCCAATTGCTGCCACCTATCCACTAGAACTGCATGCGCTGAAGAATGAACTGAAATAATTCTACACAGtggatgatccttcaaagaaaaaATTCCCATCTCTTGCAGGTTTTAGAGATCCTAAAAACATGGATGAATATCTAAAACTCAAAGCAAAACAAGTTGAATGGAGAGCCAAATATGAATGCAAAGAGCAGGGTGATAATGCCAATTCATGTCGAATGCAGTTCTTGCTCAGCAAGGTTAAACAATTAGAAGACTATGCAAGAGACCTGAGTAAAGAGATGTCCAACCTGCCTCCAGATGCTGATTTACAAGTGGATCTGAGAAAAGATCTTATAGAATTGATCATGAGTGAAAAATTTTACCCTGTCAAAGCTGAACAATTCCAAGACTGACCACTTGTTGCTC
This genomic stretch from Helianthus annuus cultivar XRQ/B chromosome 8, HanXRQr2.0-SUNRISE, whole genome shotgun sequence harbors:
- the LOC110870396 gene encoding uncharacterized protein LOC110870396, which gives rise to MGKAGHTAALCPGKVSVCHKCYQPGHKKSECPELVEKKDGKDSHTETPKAKARSFQLTAAKAKVEPDVVSGANKYFISHGFIRHPSFELTKIPMPLEVEIGDNKSFVVCDVCQNCKMSIDGEEYSIDLIPMSMGEFQVVVGMD